A DNA window from Ctenopharyngodon idella isolate HZGC_01 chromosome 8, HZGC01, whole genome shotgun sequence contains the following coding sequences:
- the LOC127517240 gene encoding histone-lysine N-methyltransferase SETD1B-A-like: protein MYESVEKEGQRKDNDALLKADSFDPLEDATPNWSCYKLIIDPGLSSGSQKLYRYDGQHFSAPHPECFPLDVVRDPRIARFWTKFKETDLPVPKFKVDENYVGAPKELTFARLNDNIRDGFLSEMCKHFGEVQDLKVLYNPKNKKHLGIAKVVFESVKAANNAVKSLHNTSVMGNNIHVEFDPKGAKRNRYFRMLVSGLYTPFTLPVGDEAWGPQSPSSITDSFTECESLKKLSYTLSSSSSICNGSPSLDCSTPLSMDTAYSSMHQDTPSSFWQTPQYQDTPCTPSLTHSRPGTPSQCERTPVESALTTSASNVPFIQQSIPNISQLQPGHVTQPASNKPSIIQGAVQNFWMLGGAPSQNSSFSNRQRTPGRNSHLSNHVRGGHRVRHLESKYQNAYNRRPQHHYVHRPVYRGGHYRSGPTANQTPFSKFQENPTTPSHSDKLTVQNFTDSVKGLSVNHRSVAEVPPSLPNSKLLQKATGFDVHHIHSDMQINAENTFTGTDSHVSCKTQEGEPNSLSTTSPVFSLIYPKTVSFL from the exons ATGTACGAAAGCGTCGAAAAGGAGGGTCAACGGAAAGATAACG ATGCATTACTAAAAGCCGATAGTTTTGATCCCCTGGAAGATGCAACTCCAAATTGGAGTTGTTATAAACTGATTATTGATCCTGGTTTGAGCAGCGGAAGTCAGAAACTGTACCGCTATGATGGGCAGCACTTCAGCGCACCA CATCCTGAATGTTTCCCTCTGGATGTTGTACGAGATCCCAGAATTGCTCGTTTTTGGACAAAGTTCAAAGAAACAGATCTCCCGGTGCCCAAATTCAAG gTTGATGAGAATTATGTTGGAGCGCCGAAGGAGTTGACATTTGCAAGGCTTAATGACAACATTAGAGATGGATTCCTGTCTGAAATGTGTAAACACTTTGGAGAGGTTCAAGATTTGAAAGTTTTATACAATCCGAAAAATAAGAAGCATTTAGGAATAGCAAAGGTCGTTTTTGAATCTGTAAAGGCAGCAAATAATGCAGTAAAAAGCCTCCACAACACTTCTGTGATGGGAAACAACATCCATGTGGAGTTTGACCCCAAAG GTGCGAAGAGGAACCGATACTTCCGGATGCTTGTTAGTGGTTTATATACACCTTTTACTCTCCCTGTTGGAGACGAGGCCTGGGGACCCCAGTCACCATCTTCCATCACTGACTCTTTCACT GAGTGCGAATCTCTGAAGAAGCTGTCGTAcacattatcatcatcatcctcaatATGTAATGGCTCTCCTTCATTGGATTGTTCTACACCTTTATCCATGGATACAGCCTACTCCAGCATGCATCAGGACACACCGAGTAGCTTCTGGCAGACCCCTCAATACCAAGATACCCCTTGTACGCCTTCTCTGACCCACAGTAGACCAGGCACACCATCTCAGTGTGAAAGGACCCCAGTTGAGTCTGCGCTGACAACCAGTGCCTCCAATGTcccttttattcaacaatccaTCCCAAACATCTCACAGCTACAGCCTGGTCATGTGACTCAACCAGCCTCAAATAAACCTAGCATTATTCAAGGTGCTGTGCAAAACTTTTGGATGCTAGGTGGAGCTCCCTCTCAAAACAGTAGCTTCTCGAATAGGCAAAGAACTCCAGGACGTAACTCTCACCTTAGTAACCATGTTCGTGGAGGACACCGGGTCAGACATCTCGAGAGCAAGTACCAAAACGCATACAACCGTAGGCCACAGCACCACTATGTACATAGACCTGTATATAGGGGAGGTCACTACCGCTCTGGACCTACAGCCAATCAAACGCCTTTTAGTAAATTTCAGGAAAATCCCACCACACCATCACATTCAGATAAGCTCACAGTCCAAAACTTTACTGACTCAGTCAAGGGCCTCAGTGTTAATCACAGATCTGTTGCTGAAGTTCCACCATCACTTCCAAATTCGAAATTGCTGCAAAAGGCTACTGGATTCGATGTTCATCACATTCATTCTGATATGCAGATAAATGCAGAAAATACTTTCACTGGAACTGATTCACATGTATCTTGCAAAACTCAAGAAGGTGAACCAAACTCATTGTCCACCACAAGCCCGGTCTTCTCGCTCATATACCCCAAAACCGTGTCCTTCCTCTGA